One stretch of Kwoniella pini CBS 10737 chromosome 3, complete sequence DNA includes these proteins:
- a CDS encoding mitochondrial 54S ribosomal protein uL5m produces MSATPLRSLASTATRMPILKRSINPSSSRFASSSSKSSSKSSTQTSPLPKDDWELPEIHIGPTHSSRYQEHYHDTLASDLMYMSYSHRLAQKPAKPEIIEPPQTGYEANRPRPPIMRGNRALRTKTTSVNEENVPKLESIIIHTMVKEAIINKSTLLSAIMALRAISGETPNGGGKKGSSGVEVIVAKKSAAAWKLRAGMPVSVKVELKGQAMYDFIQSLVDFVLPRLRDFSGIPLPPASTPKNSPASLTGIVSFGFSPTTMSFFPQIESNTDSYPRLHGFHVYFKTNLRGENAHEHARTLVSGFRIPFHRR; encoded by the coding sequence ATGTCAGCAACACCTCTACGATCACTCGCCTCGACGGCAACCCGAATGCCAATTCTCAAACGATCGATCAACCCCTCTTCTTCTAGATTcgcatcttcatcttcgaaatcttcttcaaaatcatctacTCAAACTtctcctttacctaaagatgATTGGGAATTACCTGAGATACACATCGGACCAACCCATTCTTCTCGTTATCAAGAACATTATCACGATACTTTAGCATCAGATTTGATGTACATGTCATATTCCCATCGATTAGCACAAAAACCAGCTAAACCAGAAATTATTGAACCCCCTCAAACGGGTTATGAGGCTAATAGACCAAGACCACCAATCATGCGTGGTAATCGAGCTCTTAGAACTAAAACAACTTCAGTTAATGAAGAGAATGTTCCAAAATTagaatcaattatcatACATACCATGGTAAAAGAAgcaattatcaataaatcaactttattATCAGCTATAATGGCTTTAAGAGCTATATCAGGCGAAACACCTAATGGAGGTGGTAAAAAAGGATCAAGTGGTGTAGAAGTTATAGTTGCAAAGAAATCTGCAGCTGCATGGAAATTAAGAGCCGGTATGCCAGTTTCAgtaaaagttgaattaaaagGTCAAGCAATGTATGATTTCATACAATCTTtagttgattttgttttacCTCGTTTGAGAGATTTTTCTGGTAttccacttccacctgCTTCAACACCTAAAAATTCACCTGCAAGTCTAACTGGAATTGTTtcatttggattttcaCCTACAACAATGTCTTTCTTCCCTCAAATCGAATCAAATACAGATTCATATCCTCGATTACACGGTTTCCACGTTTACTTCAAAACCAACCTTCGAGGTGAGAACGCTCATGAACATGCCAGAACTTTAGTCAGTGGATTTAGAATACCCTTCCATAGGAGGTAG
- a CDS encoding histone H4, giving the protein MSGRGKGGKGLGKGGAKRHRKVLRDNIQGITKPAIRRLARRGGVKRISGLIYEETRGVLKIFLENVIRDSVTYTEHAKRKTVTSLDVVYALKRQGRTLYGFGA; this is encoded by the exons ATGTCTGGTCGAGgaaaaggtggtaaaggtttaggtaaaggtggtgcTAAAAGACACAGAAAAGTCTTGAGAGATAACATCCA aGGTATTACCAAACCCGCTATCAGACGTCTCGCAAGAAGAGGTGGTGTTAAGAGAATTTCAGGATTGATTTACGAAGAAACTAGAGGTGTACTTAAGATTTTCCTTGAAAATGTTATTAGAGATTCAGTAACTTACACTGAACACGCCAAGAGAAAGACTG TCACTTCTCTTGATGTCGTTTACGCTCTTAAGAGACAAGGTAGAACCCTTTACGGTTTCGGTGCTTAA
- a CDS encoding peptidyl-prolyl cis-trans isomerase-like 1 produces MSSQKAEYVTFDTSVGSFTVELYTAHAPRTCNNFSKLAERGYYNGVIFHRIIPGFMIQGGDPTGTGRGGTSIYGDKFTDELHPDLRFVGAGILAMANSGPNTNGSQFFITCAPTPFLDGKHTIFGRISSGMKTVQRLEAVRTDSEDRPVEDIKIHKARLGDAAPPSGGMDVAKIAL; encoded by the exons ATGTCATCCCAAAAAGCAGAATACGTAACTTTCGATACGTCCGTAGGATCTTTTACTGTCGAGCTATATACTGCTCATGCGCCAAGG ACATGTAATAATTTTTCGAAACTTGCTGAAAGAGGATATTACAACGGAGTAATATTTCATCGTATTATACCT GGCTTCATGATTCAAGGTGGTGATCCAACAGGAACGGGTAGAGGAGGAACATCAATATACGGAGATAAATTTACAGATGAATTACATCCAGATTTAAGATTTGTAGGTGCAGGTATATTAGCAATGGCAAATTCTGGACCTAATACAAATG GTTCACAATTTTTCATAACATGT GCTCCAACACCTTTTTTAGATGGTAAACATACAATATTTGGTCGAATATCTTCAGGAATGAAAACTGTTCAACGTTTAGAAGCTGTACGTACGGATTCAGAAGATCGACCAGTAGAAGATATAAAAATACATAAAGCTAGATTAGGTGATGCCGCCCCTCCATCAGGCGGTATGGATGTAGCTAAAATCGCTTTATAA